From the genome of Chionomys nivalis chromosome 19, mChiNiv1.1, whole genome shotgun sequence, one region includes:
- the LOC130862279 gene encoding NADH dehydrogenase [ubiquinone] iron-sulfur protein 5-like translates to MPFFDVQKKLGISLDRHFVFQSVEQPFKIPSRCHAFEKEWIECSHGIGATRAKKECKIEFEDFEECYLRYKTMKRLGQIKRQRDTLVKEGKYTPPPHHRGQEEPRP, encoded by the coding sequence ATGCCTTTCTTTGATGTGCAGAAAAAGCTGGGCATTAGCCTCGATCGCCACTTCGTATTCCAAAGTGTTGAGCAGCCCTTCAAGATTCCCTCCCGATGCCATGCTTTCGAAAAAGAGTGGATAGAGTGTTCACATGGCATCGGTGCTACCCGGGCTAAAAAAGAGTGCAAGATAGAATTTGAAGATTTCGAGGAATGTTATCTTCGGTATAAAACGATGAAGCGCCTGGGTCAAATCAAACGACAGCGGGATACGCTGGTTAAAGAGGGGAAATACACCCCTCCCCCTCACCACAGGGGCCAGGAGGAGCCCAGGCCCTGA